TTGAGATAGAGCTGGATGGGGGAGCGAGTTTCGGGGAATTCGCGAGCCATCCTCCACATTCTTTTTCCTATGGTTCCTGCCACAACTGCCAGAATCACGTAACCCAATGAAGCAAATAGGAAATTTCCGACTCCGTGGATGTAGTAATAACCGGCAGCACCAATGAGTCCTGCCGCACTGAAATAAGTTGCCCAGAAGGTGAGAAGAGATGGAAGAAATTTTACTGACTTTCCTGCCAGGAAAAAATCTCCGAGCTCCTTTGAGGGCTCCTTGTAAGCTTTGATGGTGAGATAGAGCAACCATCCTAAATATAGGATCAGAAATATGGATGCCCAAATTTGGAAAGCGGTCATTACTCAAAAGCTAGGTCCTGATTTCACATCAATCAATATGTTCTTTCACAGATACGTTGACCTAAGTGTGGAATAGCACATGCTACAATAAGCTCATGAGTACTGAAATTTCATCATCCCCAACTTCGCTCGATTACCCACGCGAATGCAGCTTTAGCGAAAACGATTGGGGTATACTTTCTCAGATGTGGTATCCCATTGTTTTAGAGGAGCATATTGGAGACAGCCCGGTTAAAGTTAAATTGCTGGATACCGATTTGGTCATCGCCCGGCTTTCCGATGGATTTGTTGTATCGAAGGATTTATGTATTCATCGAGGCGCTCCTTTATCCAAAGGGTGGGTCAAGGATGATTGCCTTGTTTGCCCTTACCATGGCTATCGATTTGATCAGGAAGGGCAGTGTGTATTGGTCCCTAGTCACCCAGACTGGAAAATTCCGTCCAAACTCAAATTGCAAACCGTACTTCATGAAGAAAGATACGGGCTGATATGGGTGTGTCTCAGTGGTGAACCTACGAACCAAATTCCTGTATGGGAACCAGAGGAGTCAGAAAGTTCCTATAGGCGTTTTCATTTAGGACCCGAGGTCTGGGACTGTTCAGCGGGACGTCTTATTGAAAACTTTATCGACAATGCGCATTTCTCGTTTGTTCACCAAAGTAGTTTTGGACAAGAGGATAGCGCAACCATGGGAGCCGAGTATGAATTCTCTCAGAATGAATTTACGATGACAATGGAGTTCGATTACAAAGCTACGAACCCCGACGATTCACCTATCGCCAATGCGGCTCAACTCGATCGTCATATGCATCGCACGTTGTTCATGCCATTTTGCACCCGAACGGTCATCAGTTATGCTGAGGGTCGGGAGCATGTTATTCATTTTAACATCGCTCCGGTATCAGCACGCAAGGCACAGATCATTGCCGTGTTTCATCGCAACTTTGATCACGATGTTCCTGTGGAGGACTTGCTCGCCTGGGAAAAGAAGATTATATACGAAGATCGGGCTATAGTAGAATTGCAGAAGCCTGAGGAGATTCCCATGGACATAGCCGAGGAAGTGCATGCCAAGGCGGACCGAGCATCGCTGGCGTTGCGTCATTGGATGATTCGCATTGGTCTTACAGGCGAGATTACCGCTTAGACTTTAAGCTTTTGTATCCTTGCCAATGGTTGACCCAAATTCAGGACTCAAATTGAATTAAGGCGCCCAGAGAACTGAAATCCTAAAGAAGAGTTGTCGTGCATCCTCTAACTCTATCGGTCCCTCAATCTTGGAATACTGTACTTCTCCTTGATTGAAATGCTCAACCGGAGATCCTTGATACCATGGCTCCCAGTTGATCATGTCCTCGCTTATTTCTAATTGTATCGAGCGTTGAGCGAGGGATTCGTAAATGAGACTGGCTTTTTCGGAAGATATATCCAGTTGGACGAAGGGCGAAGAGCCGGCTTCATTCGGATTGGATGCTAATAGGAATTCGAAGTAATTAGAGAATTGATCGGTATCCGCATTAAATGCGGGATCACCTTCCTGGCTTGAGTCTGAACCGAAATTTTCCAATCGCCATGAACGGTAGGCCTGAGTGTTGTCCAATAATTCTATCCATTCCGTCATGCGATCTACGGCCTCTTGATCTAGCTCAGAAGATGCAAGTGGCGGCATACGAGTGAAGCCACAACATCCGCTTAAACGACTGAGGAGAATCGATGCTTCAGGATTGCCAGGCACAATGAGGCGGTTGTCAGGATTCCCTCCGTTCTTCCCAGCCAGGCCGTTAATGATTCCTGTGCTTAACAGACTTACTTCAGGTCTAGCATCCCAACTACCTAAACCTGTGCCTCCAGGTTGATGGCATGATACACAGTGCACCGCTAGATAAGAACGTATGCGTTCCGTCAAATTCACACTGTCGCTGCGTAAGTTTCGAATACGCAGCGCTAAAGGGGCTGGGTCATTGTCGGTAGGAGGGCCGAGAATGACGACCGGGTTCACATAACTGTGAATCATTTCGACCTTATGCCATTGATTGGCTCCTGATTGGCTTACCGTCAGGGTGCCTACTTCCCCCTGATTTGCCGACACCTCTACCTGAAAATAGAGTGTGGCTGCCAAAACAGCGCCACCAATCAAGCGGACGGTAAGGTTTATAAAAGGATAAAAAACCGGAAGTAAGCGTTAGCGTTAAAGGAAGCCTGCAGTCAGTGTCAAGACGAGGGAGTTTTCTCCGATATGCCATCCCATGAATTTCCTTGAAGTTTTTTTTAATAATGTGAAGATGGATGTTCTGGTAAGCGCGCTTCTGATGATGTTGCCCAATGAATAAAAACTACCCTAGAGCTAAGAATAAGTACAACTCACACCTGCCATATTACGCTGGTTTGAATCGACGTCAATTTCTGCACCGCGTCGGGGGAGGTATCGGATCAGTCGCTTTGGCTCATATGCTGGGACAGCAGAAACTATTGTCTGCTAGTTCTTTCAATGCTAACCCGCTAGCCCAGCGCTCCCCACATTTTGAGCCTAAGGTAAAACGGGTCATTTATCTCTTTATGCATGGTGGGCCTAGTCATGTGGACCTTTTTGATCCGAAACCAGATCTCATCAAATATGCAGGCCAAGCTCTGCCTGAGAGTTTTGGTTCAGTCATGACTCGACGGAAAGTGGCACATAATCCGCTACTTCCGCCAGTAAGGCCTTTTCGACCTAGAGGAGAGTCTGGGATTGAGATCAGTGATTTTCTGCCACACATGTCCACTGTCGCAGATGACTTATGCGTGATGCGTAGTTGCCATGGTGACAGTGTGAATCATCCGCAATCGGTTTACCAGATGAACACGGGATCCATTCTTATGGGAAAACCAAGCTTAGGTAGCTGGGTATCTTATGGGTTGGGTTCAGAGAATCAGGATATGCCCGCTTTCGTAGTGATGCCTGATCCTGAAGGTGGATTGAAGGGTGGTCCGCCAGCCTGGGGAAGTGGGTTTCTTCCTGCTTCCTACCAAGGGACAACCATGCGTCCGGGGGCTAATCCGATCTTAAACCTGAAACCGCCAAAGGAGGTTTCAAGCGGCCAACAGCAATCGACCTTAAGCCTTATTCACGACCTAAACCAAAAGCATCTCGAAGAGCGTGATTTTGATGACTCATTGGCGGCGCGTGTCCGTTCCTACGAATTGGCCTACCGCATGCAAACTGCCGCACCAGATATGATCGATATTTCAAAGGAGTCAAAAGCGACTCTCAAACTCTATGGGGTAGGAGAGGAACCGACTAATGAATTTGGCACACGCTGCATTTTGGCGAGGAGGATGATCGAACGGGGGGTACGTTTCGTTCAGTTGTATTCCGGAGGTACTCTAGGATGGGATGCGCATAAGAACGTTGAGGAGAATCATACTGAATACTGCGCTCGTACTGACAAACCCGTGGCTGGACTTATTCAAGACCTTAAATTGCGTGGATTGCTTCACGATACATTAGTGATTTGGGGAGGGGAGTTCGGACGTATGCCCATGAGTGAGCAGGGCACGGGGAGAGATCATAATCCCTGGGGATATTCCGTCGTTTTTGCCGGAGGTGGTGTGAAGGGTGGTATGACTTATGGGTCAACGGATCCGGTAGGTCTTCGTGCTGAAGAAAACAAAATCCACGTGCATGATTTGCACGCGACAATCCTTCATTTAATGGGACTGGATCATGAGCGATTAACCTATTTTCACAATGGACGTGAAGAGCGCCTGACGGATGTATCCGGAAACGTGGTCACTGATATACTGTCCTGATGAAGATCGCGGCACTAACTCATTTGTTTAAGATTTATTGCGTAGGCTCAATTCTCGCTTCCGGATTGTTTGCCACTACCAATTACGAGCTGGTTGAACCCGAAATTACAGAAAAAGATCTTGAACATTGGTCGTTTCAAGCTGTGACGGATATTCAACCCCCAAGCGTTGAACGAGTCGATCAAGTCCGTAATCCGGTTGATCAATTTATCCTAGCGAGACTTGAACAAGAGGGCCTCGGATTGATGCCAGAGGCCAATCGCAATACTTTAATCAGACGATTGTCCTTCGATTTGAGAGGACTGCCTCCATCGGTGGAAGAAGTAGAGAAGTTCATGTCTGACACCACCACTTCTGCATACGAAAATCTCGTAGATCGTTTTTTAGCGTCCAGCGATTTTGGAGAAAGGTGGGCGCAGCATTGGTTGGATGTTGCACGCTTTGCTGAGAGCGATGGATTCGAACACGATGCGGTAAGATCCGAGGCTTGGCGTTATCGAGATTGGGTCATCCAGGCACTTAATGCTGACTTACCTTATGACGAATTTCTTCGACTTCAAATAGCAGGGGACGAGTTGTATCCAGAAAGTGACGATGCAGCTATTGCTACCGGTTTTTTAGTGGCTGGAGCAGATATGCCAGATATTAATTTAATGGAGGAGCGACGTCATACGGTATTGAACGAAATGACGACTACGACCGGGCTGACATTCATGGGATTAACGATGGGATGTGCTCAATGCCACGATCATAAGTCGGATCCGATCAGTCAGGCTGATTTCTACCGCTTACGTGCCATGTTTGCGGACATGACTATTCCTAAGAAATCTAAACAATTAAGCCCACGATTCATCCCATTGAAGGATGACATTCCTCAAGACCATTTGATGATAAGAGGCGATTTCCGTTATAAGGGTCCCGTTGTTGATGCCGCATTCCTGCGAGTGGTTAATCAAGACGGTGAATCCGTTCCTAAAGTACCCAGCGAATCCTCGAAACTAGGTCGGAGGTCAGCGCTGGTTGATTGGCTGACGGATCCAAATCATCCCCTGACTAGCAGAGTTGCAGTCAATCGATTTTGGCAACAGGTATTCGGGAAGCCCATTGTTGCTTCTCCCAATGATTTTGGTGTATTGGGTTATCGTCCAAGTCACCCAGAGTTGTTGGATTGGTTAGCAGCAGAATTGGTGAGACAGGATTGGAGTATTAAAGAGCTGCTCCGCATCTTATTCAATTCAGCTACTTATCGGCAGGCAAGTTTGCCGGTAAATGAGAAATGGTTAAAGGCTATGGAAGTTGATCCAGACAACCTATTGCTTTCTCGTATGAATCGCAAGCGATTGGAGGGCGAAGCCATCAGGGATTCAATGCTAGCGGTCAGTGGCAAGCTCAACCGCAAAGCCGGAGGCCCCGGAGTTCATCCGCCACTTCCATCAGAGGTGGCCATCACCTTGCTCAAAAAGCAATGGCAAGTCAGTGAGGATGTGAATGACCACTACAGGCGCAGTATTTACTTATTTGTGCGAAGAAATCTTCGTTTTCCAATGTTCGATGTATTTGATCGCCCCGATGCAAATGCCAGTTGTGGAAGGCGTAATATTTCAACCACAGCTCCCCAATCATTAACGCTGCTAAACTCTGAGTTTTCCATTGAAACTGCACGGCAGCTTGCCGGTTCCATTATCAACGAATCGAAAGGCGGGTCGGAAGAATGGGTCGATCGTTGCTACCGCCGAGTCCTTTCCAGATCACCCAGTGCTGATGAATTGAACACTGGTATCCGTTTCATCGAAAAACAGACAAAGGCTCTAAGGAGTGAAAATCGTAATGTAGAGTTATTGGGGACTCCCTTTGGGGCTCCGTCTGTTGATCCTTATATGGGAACGGCACTAACTGATTTCTGCTTAGCTATTTTCAATCTTAATGAGATGATCTACTTGGATTAGAAAAGGAGGCAGAGGTCCTTTTGCCTTCGGTTTTCGTGTTTTCCGAAGATGCGAATATGAAGAAATTTTATTCCGCAAATTTCGTCATTGTTCTGGAAACAAAAACTCCCACACTCTGGCTCAATGAGTAAATTAGCGCTCCTTTCTGTATTCGATAAAACGGGATTAGTTGAATTTGCGAAGACACTTACCACTACACACGGATATACGATTCTATCCACCGGTGGAAGTGCTCGCACCTTACGCGACGCGGGGATTCCGGTGACTGACGTTAGCGAGTATACTGGCTTTCCCGAAATGATGGAAGGTCGCGTAAAAACGCTTCACCCAAAAGTCCATGGAGGATTGCTTTGTCGTCGTGACAAACCAGATCATCTTGCAGAAGCTGAGAAGAATGGGGTCTCCATGATCGATTTAGTTGCGGTGAATTTATATCCTTTCGAACAGGTGACCGCCAATCCGGATTGTAGTTATGAGGACGCCATAGAGAATATCGATATTGGGGGTCCTTCTATGCTGAGGAGTTCTGCAAAAAATCACGCCAGCGTGACAGTGGTTTGTGAACCGGATGACTATGATCGGGTTTTAGAATCTCTGAGCTCAGAAGATGAGTCGGCCAAACTAAATCTCCGAAAGGAACTTGCTCTGAAGGTCTATCGAAGAACTTCTGAATACGACAAAACTATTTCAGACAATCTTAGTCATCAACAAGCCGAACCAGACTTAGAAGCTATCAGTGGGTATCCGAAGAACTGGGAAGTAGGTCTACCCAAGGTCGCAAACTTACGATATGGAGAGAATCCTCATCAACAAGCCGCTCTCTATGGAAACTTTTTTGATGTATATGATCAGTTGCAGGGAAAGGAGCTGAGCTATAACAACATCCTGGATATCACGGCAGCCACTTATCTGATCGGAGAGTTCGAGGAGGCTACCGTTGCTATATTGAAGCATACAAATCCTTGTGGTGTAGCGAGTGCGGACACGATTCTCGAAGCCTGGCACAAAGCATTTGAGACTGATAAACAGGCGCCCTTCGGCGGAATCATAGTCGCGAACCGAACCGTGGATGAAGAACTGGCACTGGCGATTAAAGAAATTTTCTGCGAAGTCGTGATAGCTCCAAGATTCACTGATGAAGCACTCTCGCAATTTGCGAAACGAAAGAACCTTCGTCTTATGGTGGCCAAGGATGGAGTAGGGGCTGATGCCCTACGCGAAATGCGTTCAGTCGTGGGCGGATTATTGGTGCAGGACAAAGATATGAAGAAAGCCAACCAGGCTGAGTATCGTGTTGTGAGCGAACGGCAACCAACCGAAGATGAATGGGCTTCATTACTTTTTGGCTGGCGCGTGGTAAAACACGTAAAGTCGAATGCCATTGTCTATGCTGGTGATAAACGGACGCTTGGGGTCGGGGCAGGGCAAATGGCCCGTGTCGACAGTTCACAAGTAGCCGTATGGAAATCTCAAGAAGCCGGTCTTAATCTCCAGGATTCGATTGTGGCGTCGGATGCATTTTTCCCCTTTGCAGATGGATTACTTGCTGCAGCCGACGCTGGCGCTACAGCAGCTATACAGCCTGGTGGATCAGTTCGAGATGAGGAGGTTATCGCAGCAGCCAATGAGCGAGGAATGGCCATGGTATTTACCGGAGTCCGGCACTTTCGGCATTAGTTGCAGTCTTAGACTACAATCCTCAATCTATTCCATTATCCTATGATACGCATTATTTTTAGATCCCCGGTTTCGGTGTTTGTCCTATTGATGGTCGCTCTAGGCGGATGCTATACGGTACCAGAAACAGGAAGAACTTCTCTCAATTTCATTTCTACGGGGAACGAGCTGCAACTTGGCATCTCAGAGTTTGAAAGAATGAAATATGAAACTCCTATTTCTTCAGACCCGAAGATGGTAGGAAGGCTTCAACGTGTAGGACAAAGGATTGCAGAAGCGGTTGGGAATGATTTGCCGAGTGCTCAATGGGAATTTGTGCTCTTCGATGATCCTAACATGATCAATGCTTTTGCCCTTCCAGGTGGAAAGGTCGGAGTATACACTGGCATCTTAGATATCACCTCCACAGATGACGAACTGGCAACGATCATTGGTCATGAAATTGCGCACGTCACGGCTCGGCATGGTTCTGAACGCATGTCGCAGGGGATCGCGGCCGCCATCGGTGGCGTTATTTTACACCAAGCCATGGAGGACGACGAAAATAGAAATGAATGGACGGCAGCCTACGGAGCAGCTTCTGCTTACGCACTGGCTATTCCGTTTTCTCAAGGCCATGAACTCGAAGCCGATCATATCGGAGTCATCTATGCTGCCAAAGCTGGTTATAACCCAGAAGCTGCCATTGAATTTTGGATGAAAATGAGTTTGGTCAAAGATGGCAAAGAACCTTCTCCGTTTTTCTCAACACATCCGTCCGACTATAAGAGAATTGATAAGCTGGAAGCGCTCATGCCCAAAGTGAAACCTATCTACGAGCAAAGTAAATTACGCTATCGATGATTCTTGATCCCCTGACTGTACTCCAAGACTTAGTCCGCTTCCCAAGCGTCTCAGCTGATTCTGCCTTCAAACAAGGCTTGGCTGAAACGCGGGATTATTTGGAAAGTAATCTCCAAGCCATCGGTTTTGATGTGCAAGTCATTTCAACCCCCGGCCAACCGATCATTCTTGGCGAACGCCTCGTAGATGAAGACGCTCCTAAAGTTGTTATTTATGGGCATTATGATGTGCAGCCACCCGATCCTTTAGATTTGTGGAAGTCTGAACCTTTTGAGCCTGAAATCCGTGATGGTCGAATTTATGGTCGAGGTGCGGCGGACAATAAAGGACCGCTCTCAGTTTACCTGGGTGCTGTCTCAGAACTTTTGGCTGAAAATCCGAATATTGCCCTCAATATTGTTTTTATCCTTGAGGGAGAAGAAGAGATTGGAAGTCCGAGTTTCGTGCCGGTCTTGGAAGCATACGCTGAGAGAATAAAGGGAGATTTTGTATTCGCGTGTGATACTGGAAGCTTGAAACCAGATCAGTTGACGGTGACCACAGGCTTAAGAGGCATTTCTTGTATCCAGGTAAATCTGGAAGGTGCCAGTCAGGATTTACATTCAGGCCTATTTGGAGGGGCTATACTAAATCCAATTCATGCTCTAACTGATATTTGCCACTCTCTTCATAATGAAGATGGCACCATCAATGTTCCTGGCTTTTATGATTCCATCGATGATACAGAGCAGTGGGAGAGAGATGAGCTGAACCGTGCAGGAGAAGACTTGGACGCACTGAAGCGTTTTCTTGGAGTTGATGATTTTTTTCCTCCTCCGGGATTAAATGCTTCCGAAGCACCCAGACTCGCCCCGACTCTAGAATTTAACGGCATTGGTGGAGGCTACCAAGGTGAGGGTTCAAAGACTGTAATCCCGAGCAAGGCATTTGCAAAAATAAGTTGTCGTTTGGTCGCAAACCAGAACGCCGATCGAATTCAGAAGCTTCTAATCGAGACGATCAAAGACCGTTGTCCTCCTCAAATGAAACTTTCATTCGAGATTGGGCATAACGGAAATCCATACCTCGTGGTTCCGCCAGGCAAAACGAATACTCCAACGGATCAGAATCCAGCTCTTGCTAAAGCATTTCTTGCCAACGAAAAGCACGGAGAGGCGCTTTTCGGTAAGCGTCCTGTCTACTTGAGAGAGGGTGGCAGCATTCCGATCATCGGAGACATTAAGCGTATTCTTGATATGGACACCCTGTTAGTTGGCTTGTATCTGCCCGAGGATGCCATGCATGCGCCGAATGAAAGCTTCGACTTGTCCATGATGAGTAGAGGGAAAGAGCTCATCAAGAAAATCCTGTTGGATCTGAACTAGCATTAAGTAGACAGTGCTTCAGGGAGAAACTTCCCAATAAGAGTCCACTCATAAGAAAAGCCTACTACGAAGAGCAGGCTTTTGGGTAAAATGCTGATTGGTGCGCTTAGGGGATTAAAATAATGTCTCCGCGGCGGTCTAATTGTCTTCCAGCATCATCTGCGCCTTCGTTGGCATCCAGATCTCCCTTGGAGAGGACATCTATGCTAGAAGGGGAGACCCCTAATTCCACGAGGTAACTTTTAACAGAGTTTGCTCTGCGATCACCCAGTGCTAAATTGTAGTCTGTGGTACCTTTCCAGTCGCAATGACCTTCAATCAAGACCCTCTGGCCTGAATTTTGAAGTAGGTATTTGGCCGTTTCATTCAAAATAGCACGCTCTGACTCGCGAACATAAGAACGATCGTAGTCAAAATATACAGAAGCGTAAGCGGGTCCAT
This genomic stretch from Opitutia bacterium ISCC 52 harbors:
- a CDS encoding M20/M25/M40 family metallo-hydrolase; protein product: MILDPLTVLQDLVRFPSVSADSAFKQGLAETRDYLESNLQAIGFDVQVISTPGQPIILGERLVDEDAPKVVIYGHYDVQPPDPLDLWKSEPFEPEIRDGRIYGRGAADNKGPLSVYLGAVSELLAENPNIALNIVFILEGEEEIGSPSFVPVLEAYAERIKGDFVFACDTGSLKPDQLTVTTGLRGISCIQVNLEGASQDLHSGLFGGAILNPIHALTDICHSLHNEDGTINVPGFYDSIDDTEQWERDELNRAGEDLDALKRFLGVDDFFPPPGLNASEAPRLAPTLEFNGIGGGYQGEGSKTVIPSKAFAKISCRLVANQNADRIQKLLIETIKDRCPPQMKLSFEIGHNGNPYLVVPPGKTNTPTDQNPALAKAFLANEKHGEALFGKRPVYLREGGSIPIIGDIKRILDMDTLLVGLYLPEDAMHAPNESFDLSMMSRGKELIKKILLDLN
- a CDS encoding aromatic ring-hydroxylating dioxygenase subunit alpha; this translates as MSTEISSSPTSLDYPRECSFSENDWGILSQMWYPIVLEEHIGDSPVKVKLLDTDLVIARLSDGFVVSKDLCIHRGAPLSKGWVKDDCLVCPYHGYRFDQEGQCVLVPSHPDWKIPSKLKLQTVLHEERYGLIWVCLSGEPTNQIPVWEPEESESSYRRFHLGPEVWDCSAGRLIENFIDNAHFSFVHQSSFGQEDSATMGAEYEFSQNEFTMTMEFDYKATNPDDSPIANAAQLDRHMHRTLFMPFCTRTVISYAEGREHVIHFNIAPVSARKAQIIAVFHRNFDHDVPVEDLLAWEKKIIYEDRAIVELQKPEEIPMDIAEEVHAKADRASLALRHWMIRIGLTGEITA
- a CDS encoding DUF1501 domain-containing protein; this encodes MNKNYPRAKNKYNSHLPYYAGLNRRQFLHRVGGGIGSVALAHMLGQQKLLSASSFNANPLAQRSPHFEPKVKRVIYLFMHGGPSHVDLFDPKPDLIKYAGQALPESFGSVMTRRKVAHNPLLPPVRPFRPRGESGIEISDFLPHMSTVADDLCVMRSCHGDSVNHPQSVYQMNTGSILMGKPSLGSWVSYGLGSENQDMPAFVVMPDPEGGLKGGPPAWGSGFLPASYQGTTMRPGANPILNLKPPKEVSSGQQQSTLSLIHDLNQKHLEERDFDDSLAARVRSYELAYRMQTAAPDMIDISKESKATLKLYGVGEEPTNEFGTRCILARRMIERGVRFVQLYSGGTLGWDAHKNVEENHTEYCARTDKPVAGLIQDLKLRGLLHDTLVIWGGEFGRMPMSEQGTGRDHNPWGYSVVFAGGGVKGGMTYGSTDPVGLRAEENKIHVHDLHATILHLMGLDHERLTYFHNGREERLTDVSGNVVTDILS
- a CDS encoding DUF1549 and DUF1553 domain-containing protein, whose product is MKIAALTHLFKIYCVGSILASGLFATTNYELVEPEITEKDLEHWSFQAVTDIQPPSVERVDQVRNPVDQFILARLEQEGLGLMPEANRNTLIRRLSFDLRGLPPSVEEVEKFMSDTTTSAYENLVDRFLASSDFGERWAQHWLDVARFAESDGFEHDAVRSEAWRYRDWVIQALNADLPYDEFLRLQIAGDELYPESDDAAIATGFLVAGADMPDINLMEERRHTVLNEMTTTTGLTFMGLTMGCAQCHDHKSDPISQADFYRLRAMFADMTIPKKSKQLSPRFIPLKDDIPQDHLMIRGDFRYKGPVVDAAFLRVVNQDGESVPKVPSESSKLGRRSALVDWLTDPNHPLTSRVAVNRFWQQVFGKPIVASPNDFGVLGYRPSHPELLDWLAAELVRQDWSIKELLRILFNSATYRQASLPVNEKWLKAMEVDPDNLLLSRMNRKRLEGEAIRDSMLAVSGKLNRKAGGPGVHPPLPSEVAITLLKKQWQVSEDVNDHYRRSIYLFVRRNLRFPMFDVFDRPDANASCGRRNISTTAPQSLTLLNSEFSIETARQLAGSIINESKGGSEEWVDRCYRRVLSRSPSADELNTGIRFIEKQTKALRSENRNVELLGTPFGAPSVDPYMGTALTDFCLAIFNLNEMIYLD
- a CDS encoding M48 family metallopeptidase, encoding MVALGGCYTVPETGRTSLNFISTGNELQLGISEFERMKYETPISSDPKMVGRLQRVGQRIAEAVGNDLPSAQWEFVLFDDPNMINAFALPGGKVGVYTGILDITSTDDELATIIGHEIAHVTARHGSERMSQGIAAAIGGVILHQAMEDDENRNEWTAAYGAASAYALAIPFSQGHELEADHIGVIYAAKAGYNPEAAIEFWMKMSLVKDGKEPSPFFSTHPSDYKRIDKLEALMPKVKPIYEQSKLRYR
- the purH gene encoding bifunctional phosphoribosylaminoimidazolecarboxamide formyltransferase/IMP cyclohydrolase encodes the protein MSKLALLSVFDKTGLVEFAKTLTTTHGYTILSTGGSARTLRDAGIPVTDVSEYTGFPEMMEGRVKTLHPKVHGGLLCRRDKPDHLAEAEKNGVSMIDLVAVNLYPFEQVTANPDCSYEDAIENIDIGGPSMLRSSAKNHASVTVVCEPDDYDRVLESLSSEDESAKLNLRKELALKVYRRTSEYDKTISDNLSHQQAEPDLEAISGYPKNWEVGLPKVANLRYGENPHQQAALYGNFFDVYDQLQGKELSYNNILDITAATYLIGEFEEATVAILKHTNPCGVASADTILEAWHKAFETDKQAPFGGIIVANRTVDEELALAIKEIFCEVVIAPRFTDEALSQFAKRKNLRLMVAKDGVGADALREMRSVVGGLLVQDKDMKKANQAEYRVVSERQPTEDEWASLLFGWRVVKHVKSNAIVYAGDKRTLGVGAGQMARVDSSQVAVWKSQEAGLNLQDSIVASDAFFPFADGLLAAADAGATAAIQPGGSVRDEEVIAAANERGMAMVFTGVRHFRH
- a CDS encoding OmpA family protein, which encodes MKKITAIICLSAFALFWAGCQNAGRPTPEMTRMGMGTGPGSDGGGVASNVDNAGSGNLGDFEYGDENLQSRTSDVSGVNGPAYASVYFDYDRSYVRESERAILNETAKYLLQNSGQRVLIEGHCDWKGTTDYNLALGDRRANSVKSYLVELGVSPSSIDVLSKGDLDANEGADDAGRQLDRRGDIILIP